In Xiphophorus hellerii strain 12219 chromosome 8, Xiphophorus_hellerii-4.1, whole genome shotgun sequence, the genomic window ttttttatttctctcattCTGAACATTTTAGCTCATAGttagaaaatgtaaagattaaattaaaaccagtttaaaattaatttttaggAAAGAAATGCTTATTGATCTGGAAACCAGCGGCGACCCCAAAGAGGGAGCCCAGGGGCCCGGGGCCCTCCTGGAAAATACTGACCAACTAACACAGATAGAAATATAAAacgcaataaataaataaataaatggaagaaaacaaaaatatgtttgtgccAGAATTAATGTATCATTAAATTTATCAGTAAATTATGTTAATACatgttgatcatttttataGAAGAATTCATTTACAAATACGTGTAATTATTTgactattttaaaattattatatgTATTTTCATCGTTTGATGTTATTTTGGGGTCAGAGGTCGGAAAGTTTCTGAACGCCTGCTGTAGACCCGGGGTTCCCAAACTGGGGGTCGGGCCCCCAGAGGGTCATGAGACACTGGCTGGGGGTCATGAAAGgattttcagaatatttatgTGACCCCTGAGGTACGGAGGCCCAAAtggacaaaattttaaataattaaataaaggtCACATTAAATGCCTAAATATCCAGTAATATGTACTTTAAATAATAagatttctataaataaattcCTTTCAGGATGTTTACAGAAATTGTTGCTCCAGTTACTCTGATCTTcaggtttcttcttcttctgcatcaGGCTGGATGGAGACGTCTGGCGGCCATTTTCCCTCCAGATGTTGACGACTGTCAGCTCCTGCatccccatagcatgatgctgccaccaccatgtctcaGTGTAGGGACGGCCTGGTTTCCTCCAAACAAACTTTGGAGTTAATGTGCAGAAATTTGAaggaaatttttaaattaaactggaatgaagcaaaaatgtgaataaCTAACAACCAGCTGGAAGCTCCAGAGCAGCAAACTGACAAAcctgtttccatagcaacgctCACGCTGATGATGTCACTTCCTccacacagacattttgttcagtttttagctttaaaaaccagaattcagattttatttattaaaaatgatttaatgtcTTCAGACCCAAACAGAACTGcatgaattaaaaaacacagtttgtagGGACACAGCGCCCCCCAGTGGAGCAACTGCAGCACTGCAGCTTCCTGTCTGTAGCCTGTAAAACCAGGCTGAgcatcagaaccgggtcagaaccgatTGAGAACTGGATCTGGCTCAGTGAGTCTCTTCCAGTgagtcagaaccgggtcagagcaGATAAGAAAAAGCTCAGAACCAGGCCAGAATTGTGTctgaaccgggtcagaaccggatCTGGCTCAGTGAGTCTCCTCCAGCgagtcagaaccgggtcagagcaGATAAGAAAAAGCTAAGAACCAGGCCAGAATTGTGTCTGAACCGGGTCAGAATCGGATCTGGCTCAGTGTGTCTCCTCCAGCGGCTCAGAACTGGGTCTGAACCGGGCCAGAACCAGTTTTGGGCAAGTATGTCTCCTCCAGCGGCTCAGAACTGGGTCTGAACCGGGCCAGAACCAGTTTTGGGTCAGTGAGTCTCCTCCAGTGggtcagaactgggtcagaaccggttTTGGGTCAGTGTGTCTCCTCCAGCGGATCGGGTTGCTGcggtgctgcagcaggacttTTACACCTGCTCTGTTCTTCGTCTGCGGTGCCGACAGGCGGCGCTGCCGTTGCCGTGGGCGCCGCCGTTGCCGCGGGCGCCGGCTCCGCCCCGCTCTGCAGGAACTTCCTGAGGTCTTTGAGCGCGGGCCGCAGCATCTGGACCAGCGCCAGCAGCGCGGCCTGCGTCCCCTCCAGCGCCTGCGCCTGCCGCTCCTGCGCCAGCGCCTGCGCCTCCTGGCAGCGCCGCATCACCTGCAGCAGCTCGTTCTGCCCCTCCAGGTGCTGCGCGATCTGGCGGATGTGGACGTTGGTGACGcgctgctcctgcagcaggcgCGCCGAGTTCAGGGCGATGCGGCTCTTCAGCTCCTGCGGCTTGGCCTGCGGCGGCGCCGGCGAGGCTAGCGACGGCGCTAGCATCTCCACCGGCGTCTCCACGGCGGCCATCACGGCGGGGGCGGAGTCTCCCACGGCGGCGGCGGTGCAGTACTCCACCACGCCGCCGTCCTCCAGGGCGTGGTACGTGGTTTCAGCTGGAGGCGGACGAGACGGAGAGGTTGAGCTCAgatctggaccagaacctcaGCAGGTCAGGGACGGGAAACTTACCGGTCAGCGGTTTGGGCTCCTCACAgacgccccctgctggtcctGGAAGagctgaacaacatggaggacaTCAGGTTAAAGCGGTCAGCCGGGTTCTGACATCATCACAGATCCACCAATCAGAGCGTCTCATTCAGATTAACAACAGAGCTCAGAGCTGACATTTTGGTTTTGGCTCAATATTTATAATAggattttaaagcattttaacttcagaatgaaaataaaatctgttgctgaatttggggaaaaactgtcaaagatatataatacatatataacaatataataataatagtaattattattattgcatttttttcagtaattcagAATCAAATTTCAGTAGAGAAGTTTTTAGATTAACagtaatgatttttttgtttaatctatccttaaattattttaacaatcttTGTTCATGTAAGTTgtcatttattgatttgttaTCATATGTTTACTTGAATTTATTCctctatatatttatatttttacctgTTTATAAATTTGTGATAACCTGTTAACTTAACAagtctaattttattttttaaacatcgTCTGatcatctttttatttctaagtcttttttcataattaatttaaaattatttttctttttaaaatgcatttaccaatttttaaaaattcatttttaacaatttctccaatgtttttcaaacattttacttttaaatacaaTGTACTGAGTGTTATTTGTTGTAATAGTTTTactagttatttttaattaattgtgataagttttagattttttaccATCAGTGTatccatttaaaaaacttttaaattattttttttatgtattttccaattatttaaattaaatttgtaagTTTTTCAATGTATTCATGATTTCCAGTCgcttgtgttatttttaaatataatgtcTAAATTATGAGCGTATTTGTGGAGtagttgacctctgaccccgtcGTGTTTACCTTCCGTCAGGGTGACGGTGGTCGCGGCGCTCACCGCCACCGGCAGGCTGATCTCCGCCTCCGGGTCCCCGGCCGGTAAGCTGATGATGGTGGCCTCTCCCAGCAGGTTGCAGATCCGCTGCTGCATGGCGGTGAGGATGACCGGGACCGGAGCGCAGTCCGCGGCCGTGCCCTCGATGGCGGCCCGGGCCTGGGCCACCTTCCGGCGGACCTCGGTCTTCATGTCGGACCACTTCTTCTTGACCTCGGGCAGCTCGCGCGGGCAGGTGGTGACGGCGTTCACCTTCTTCAGGATGTCCATCCAGGCGTTGTTCTTGGCCATGTGCGTGACTCCCGCGTTGAAGTGGCTCACCAGAGTCTGCTTCTGCTTCTCTATTTCCTCCACGATGATTTCCACCTCCCGCTCCGAGAAattcatcttcctcttcttgGCGGCCGAAGCCATACCTGCGGGAGACGCTCCTGACGGAGGTAAACGTGCGTAATGTACGCAAAAATAGTACGATTTGCTCACTTTATGAGCGCAGCGTAATGGCTTCCAGAATCGGCTTCTTCTTCCTACAAACAACGCTTACGTTAGCCGGGAACGAAGCCCCGCCCACTGCGCGCCTATTGGCTGGGTGACATGTGAGGGCTCACAGTGCTGCGTTCCTATTGGCTAAGGAAGACGCCAGTAAGTTTTCAACAGTTGGGCTGGAGAACAACAAAGCAGGAGCTTCAGCAGCATTTAAACATGTTCTGCACAACAAACACGGTAAAAACTCAGTTCTCAcgcttaaaattaatttaaaaattcagtagaaaatgaaaagatttaaattCATATTAGCATTGATAACacgattaaaataaaatcttattccTGTATAATAATCATTCAATTAAAAGCTTATCTGGTTCCATCAGAAAATAATACAACAGTCACAATAAAGCTAGAATAAAGTTTATTGTGACTgtagcttgtttttttctgggtttGACTTTAAAGGTCATAAAATATCAGTTACTGTGATCAAAttgacttttattgtgaaaactaCCACCAAGTGGAAATGATCAAATtccatattttaaataaagtccacatcataaatatattaaaatgcatTACTTCACATCATTTCACAGTAAAATTAATCCTCCAAAACCTGTATTatgcaaattaaacatttattttagactTAATTACTGAACATACATTTCAGCATCAAACCGTTTATGAtctatttattgattaataaaaagaTCTTGAGTTTGGGTTTAGTTTCTCTAACTGGCTTCACGGTTTTAAACTcgtttttatcattttccagctgcagaaactcaaacaggaagcaggaaaccattttttattttcattttttttattggcacCATCATCACCAAATAAATccataatttaaacattttctgacatcttCATTGCAGTCCGACTCCCAAACGTTTAGAGAGAAATTCATGGAATTAATATATCGATACCAACGTCCTGATTGGATCAGATTCAGACTGAATGAATATTCATTAATCCTGATGCCTGCAGTACCCTTCACCGCCTGCAGGTGTCAGTGTAACCATTTAAATTAAGGCTCATTTAAATCTGATctgaaccggatcagaaccgcaACCATCCTCAGTAGTGTTGAAATCTTTCCCACAGAACCGAAACAAAgtaaaagagacagaaacacagagagactGACATCATGAaggcagaggttctggttctgctgggtccGGTTCTGCAGCGCCGGCCCGTCCAGCAGAGACCAGCGGTTCATGTAAACAAGTTCAGCTTCAAGTGAGACTCAGAGACCCAAGGCCCGGTCCGATCAGAACCGGGCCCTCACACTGAACAGACCCCTGCTGGGGCTCCTCaacgggttctggttctgaaggtcAGCTGGGTCACGGTTGGTTCGGTTCTGTTGGGTTTAAGACGCAGACCGGGCTGTGATTGGACCGTTGTGACCCAATGGTACCCAGCAGCCAATCACTGATCAGAACCACCTGGAAAGTAAAGAAAGTCCAAAACAACAAGACGACCCGACTGGTGAGAGAGGAGCTTCAGAACCGGGACAGAACCCAGTAATCCACCTGGAAGGTCCAGTTTCACCAAGTCTGGAAGAACTTGATAATCTGGGTAATCCGTCCCAGATTACCCAGATCACCCAGTGTTCCCAGATCACCCAGTGTTCCCAGCGTTCCCAGTCTACCCGTCCTCTGGGTCCAGGTGTTTGAGGACGCCGCCCACCAGGTGCAGGCTGCCGGTCACCAGGATGTGGATGTGAGCTGCGTCCTGAAGCAGCGCGGCCTTGGCGGCCATGCTGGGTGTGACGGGCGGCGCCGTCTGGGCTGGCTCGGTCAGAACCGGGTCTCTTCCCTGGGCGATCCAGCGGAGGGCGCTGAGGATGCAGGGGAACACCAGCGAGTCCGCCTTCCTCTCGGCGAGCGGCGCCGGGCCGTCCCGGATCAGCAGCGGCGCCGCGTAGTCGTCTCCGCCGTCGCTAAGGAGACGCCAGCTCCGCTCGTTGTCTAGGCAACAGGTCAGCATGGCCTCCACTGTGACATTGAAGTTCTGCTGGTCTGAGAGGAGACGGGTCCATGTTCAGATATAAACACTAAAGTTCTGCTGGACCAgccggtccagaaccagaaccagagacgAACTGAATATCAGCAGATAGACGAGGAACAATACGAGAAGACAGAACTGAACAGTTCCCTGCAGAACTGAACAGTTCCTTATAGAATTGAACTGTTCATTCAGCAGAAGAGCGGCGTTCAGTGGCTCTGACCTGCGTTGCCGGTGGCGACGGTTTCGGCGATGTTGGGGCAGAACACGGCCAAGTCGAAGTGACACGGCTGGAGGAGAGAGCAGAGAGGCTGCCATTAGTCCACCTGGACCCGGTCCGGTTCTGTCCGACCCGGTTCTGActcaccagcagcagcttcagcatgGCGGCACCGTCCCTCTGGCCGGTGGAGTTGAACAGCAGAACCCGGACCACGGCTCCACTGAAACACAGCAGCAGGTCAACGGGAACAGCTTCACACAGACCCGGGTCGGTACCGGTCCAGTCTGGCTCACCTGGCGCCGCTCTGGGACTGGGCGGCCTCCTGGAACCACTGGACGCAGGCCTGCATGCTGCGGTGGGTGTGGGCTCCGTCCAGGAAGTAGGTCATGGCGCCGCGTCGCAGCGTTTGGTTCCGGCCGGCCCAATGCGTGTCCGCCAGGCCTGGAACCAAACATAGGAACCGTGAGCCGGTGCCGGTTCTACGAGTCCGACCGAACGGTTCCGGGACTCACCTTTCACCATGGCAGCGCCGGGCCGGAAGGAGTCCGCCTGCAATACGGAGCTGCTGTTCGGATCAGGGAGGGCGGGGCTTGAatctgcagaaacaggaagtccaAACGGGCTTTTCCACACAGAACCTCTAAACCAGAACCTCTTCACAGAACCTCTAGACCAGAACTTCTCATATAGTTTGGGTGCGGGGTCTTTATGCTCGATAAACTAGCCTCCGGtcaccaggtggcagcagagCTCAAACTAACCAGAGAATGTTTTCAGAGcaagtaaagcaaaaaaaaaaaaaaatttaattgcggaaataatttcataattttatgagaaaactaattttaatgagaaaaaactgTGATGTCATCAAAGTTGATAAAAATTCGATCCTGATGTTAACAGTATTTCCTCACCTGGGCCACACCTCCTCTGCAGCCAGGTGTGGCAGAGCTGCAGGGCCAGCGACGCGTTGGAGCGCTGGTGCTGACCCGCCAGGCCCAGCTGCAGCGCTCCGGACTCCGTCTGGTACCGGTCCAGGTCCGGACAGACCAGCAGCCGACACTGCGACGGCAGACGGGAAGACGTGAGGTTGGTGGCCGGCGGCGGCGCTGACCCGCCGGACTCGGACACTCACCTGGATCTCTCTGGCCCGGTCCCTCAGAACCGCCATGGCTTCCTGCGGTTGCCGGACCGTGAAGGCGGGAACGCCCGGCTACACAAACGGGACAAAGATCAGCCCCTGAGTGAAGAACCGGACCTGGAGTCTGGACCTACctggacccgaccagaaccagacgcACCTTGAAGATTCCCGCTTTCTGCCAGGCGATCTTCTCGATGGTGTCGCCCAAAATCTGGGTGTGGTCGATTCCCAGAGAGGCGATGCCACAGACCCACGGCCTCCTGGGAACGCACGGGTCAGTGAGCGGCTGGAGCAcgacaccagaaccagaacccaaaacaaaacaagaacccAACACCAGAACCCGACAGAACCAGGAActaaaccagaaccagaacccaacaTCTTCACTGTCCCAATACTTTCTACCCAAGAAGCTGGACAGAGCTACGCTAAGCTATGCTAAGCTAAACTATGCCAAGTAACACCAAGCTAAGCTATACGAGGCTAAGCTACGCTAAACTACACTAAGCTAACCTAT contains:
- the naif1 gene encoding nuclear apoptosis-inducing factor 1, yielding MASAAKKRKMNFSEREVEIIVEEIEKQKQTLVSHFNAGVTHMAKNNAWMDILKKVNAVTTCPRELPEVKKKWSDMKTEVRRKVAQARAAIEGTAADCAPVPVILTAMQQRICNLLGEATIISLPAGDPEAEISLPVAVSAATTVTLTEALPGPAGGVCEEPKPLTAETTYHALEDGGVVEYCTAAAVGDSAPAVMAAVETPVEMLAPSLASPAPPQAKPQELKSRIALNSARLLQEQRVTNVHIRQIAQHLEGQNELLQVMRRCQEAQALAQERQAQALEGTQAALLALVQMLRPALKDLRKFLQSGAEPAPAATAAPTATAAPPVGTADEEQSRCKSPAAAPQQPDPLEETH
- the fpgs gene encoding folylpolyglutamate synthase, mitochondrial isoform X2 encodes the protein MPGFLERAGLTVEQLDHLNIIHITGTKGKGSTCAFTERILRTYGFRTGFYSSPHLVQVRERIRIDGRPISNELFTKYFWQVYGRLDETKEAHGGTMPAYFRFLTILAFHIFLQEKVDLAIIEVGIGGAYDCTNVVRRPWVCGIASLGIDHTQILGDTIEKIAWQKAGIFKPGVPAFTVRQPQEAMAVLRDRAREIQCRLLVCPDLDRYQTESGALQLGLAGQHQRSNASLALQLCHTWLQRRCGPDSSPALPDPNSSSVLQADSFRPGAAMVKGLADTHWAGRNQTLRRGAMTYFLDGAHTHRSMQACVQWFQEAAQSQSGASGAVVRVLLFNSTGQRDGAAMLKLLLPCHFDLAVFCPNIAETVATGNADQQNFNVTVEAMLTCCLDNERSWRLLSDGGDDYAAPLLIRDGPAPLAERKADSLVFPCILSALRWIAQGRDPVLTEPAQTAPPVTPSMAAKAALLQDAAHIHILVTGSLHLVGGVLKHLDPEDG
- the fpgs gene encoding folylpolyglutamate synthase, mitochondrial isoform X1, which translates into the protein MMACLLRVLQRHSAFGASCSERDSVFRLASWAVRNHSTQAAPHFPGMEYQDAIWTLNTLQSNASVLQQARSGQRDPRQQLLSMPGFLERAGLTVEQLDHLNIIHITGTKGKGSTCAFTERILRTYGFRTGFYSSPHLVQVRERIRIDGRPISNELFTKYFWQVYGRLDETKEAHGGTMPAYFRFLTILAFHIFLQEKVDLAIIEVGIGGAYDCTNVVRRPWVCGIASLGIDHTQILGDTIEKIAWQKAGIFKPGVPAFTVRQPQEAMAVLRDRAREIQCRLLVCPDLDRYQTESGALQLGLAGQHQRSNASLALQLCHTWLQRRCGPDSSPALPDPNSSSVLQADSFRPGAAMVKGLADTHWAGRNQTLRRGAMTYFLDGAHTHRSMQACVQWFQEAAQSQSGASGAVVRVLLFNSTGQRDGAAMLKLLLPCHFDLAVFCPNIAETVATGNADQQNFNVTVEAMLTCCLDNERSWRLLSDGGDDYAAPLLIRDGPAPLAERKADSLVFPCILSALRWIAQGRDPVLTEPAQTAPPVTPSMAAKAALLQDAAHIHILVTGSLHLVGGVLKHLDPEDG